In the genome of Plectropomus leopardus isolate mb unplaced genomic scaffold, YSFRI_Pleo_2.0 unplaced_scaffold26337, whole genome shotgun sequence, one region contains:
- the LOC121966925 gene encoding 5'-3' exoribonuclease 1-like, which produces MGQIRPPPLGAMNPVFSQQGGLLLPPQGYGTAPLWGMPLPPHRHQNQPFYGAGGTFPGAARPQPTTTLPIGSHNQFIPLQVTKKRASANKKNQETREFYNAAHIVGRNQSQKAQHQPFGQSLAQGGSGKVEQPHQNATNSNPSPSSPGLGEAVSTTTAVPHTPPRQNVPATGHTPGSASKRKHRKLAVNFEAAKVSE; this is translated from the exons GTGGTTTGCTGTTGCCTCCCCAGGGTTACGGCACCGCCCCTCTGTGGGGAATGCCGCTGCCTCCTCACCGTCACCAAAACCAGCCGTTCTATGGAGCAGGAGGAACCTTTCCTGGTGCCGCTCGTCCCCAGCCTACAACAACACTGCCCATCGGCTCACACAACCAGTTTATTCCACTACAG GTGACTAAAAAACGAGCCTCAGCCAACAAGAAGAACCAGGAAACTCGAGAGTTTTACAACGCCGCCCACATTGTGGGCAGGAACCAATCACAGAAGGCCCAGCACCAGCCCTTTGGCCAATCACTAGCTCAGGGTGGGAGCGGTAAAGTCGAACAGCCGCACCAGAACGCCACCAACAGCAATCCCTCCCCGTCCAGTCCTGGCCTAGGAGAAGCCGTTTCCACGACGACAGCAGTCCCTCACACACCCCCTCGACAAAACGTCCCAGCGACAGGCCACACCCCTGGCTCCGCCTCCAAGAGGAAGCACAGAAAGCTGGCTGTCAACTTCGAGGCGGCGAAAGTCTCTGAGTGA